The proteins below come from a single Panicum hallii strain FIL2 chromosome 7, PHallii_v3.1, whole genome shotgun sequence genomic window:
- the LOC112899998 gene encoding cytochrome P450 77A4-like yields MEEAASSLSVLQLAFTAAVATAALAVAVAVARYNRRYRGLRLPPGPPGWPVVGNLFQVAFSGKLFIHYIRDLRREYGPILTLRMGERTLVIISSAELAHEALVEKGQEFASRPRENTTRNIFSSNKFTVNSAVYGPEWRSLRRNMVSGMLSTSRLREFRHARMRAMDRFVARMRAEAAASPDGASVWVLRNARFAVFCILLDMTFGLLDLQEEHIVRIDAVMKRVLLAVGVRMDDYLPFLRPFFWRHQRRALAVRREQVDTLLPLINRRRAILRASSPPDPDVAAPFSYLDSLLDLRVEGRDAAPTDDELVTLCAELINGGTDTTATAIEWGMARIVDNPSIQARLHEEIARQVGDARPVDDKDTDAMPYLQAFVKELLRKHPPTYFSLTHAAARPGCKLAGYDVPADANLDIFLPTISEDPKLWDRPAEFDPERFLSGGEAADMTGSAGIRMIPFGAGRRICPGLAMGTTHIALMVARMVQAFEWRAHPSQPPPDFKDKVEFTVVMDRPLLAAVRPRSLSF; encoded by the coding sequence ATGGAGGAAGCGGCCTCGTCGCTCTCGGTCCTGCAGCTCGCCTtcacggcggcggtggcgaccgccgcgctcgccgtcgccgtggccgTGGCGAGGTACAACAGGCGGTACCGGGGCCTGCGGCTGCCCCCCGGCCCACCCGGGTGGCCCGTCGTCGGGAACCTCTTCCAGGTGGCCTTCTCCGGGAAGCTCTTCATCCACTATATCCGCGACCTGCGTCGGGAGTACGGGCCGATCCTGACGCTGCGCATGGGGGAGCGCACGCTCGTGATCATCAGCAGCGCGGAGCTCGCGCACGAGGCGCTCGTCGAGAAGGGTCAGGAGTTCGCGAGCCGGCCCCGGGAGAACACGACGCGCAACATCTTCTCCTCCAACAAGTTCACCGTCAACTCCGCAGTGTACGGGCCCGAGTGGCGGTCGCTGCGCCGGAACATGGTGTCCGGGATGCTGAGCACGTCGCGGCTCCGGGAGTTCCGGCACGCGAGGATGCGCGCCATGGACCGGTTCGTGGCGCGGATGCGCGCAGAGGCCGCGGCGTCCCCCGACGGCGCGTCCGTCTGGGTGCTCCGGAACGCGCGCTTCGCGGTCTTCTGCATCCTGCTGGACATGACCTTCGGCCTGCTGGACCTCCAGGAGGAGCACATCGTGCGCATCGACGCCGTCATGAAGCGCGTGCTGCTCGCCGTCGGCGTGCGCATGGACGActacctcccgttcctccgcccCTTCTTCTGGCGGCACCAGCGCCGCGCCCTCGCCGTCCGCCGCGAGCAGGTCGACACCCTGCTCCCGCTCATCAACAGGCGCCGCGCCATCCTCCGCGCCTCGTCCCCGCCCGACCCCGACGTCGCCGCGCCCTTCTCGTACCTCGACTCCCTGCTCGACCTCCGCGTCGAgggccgcgacgccgcgcccaCCGACGACGAGCTGGTGACGCTCTGCGCGGAGCTCATCAACGGCGGGACCGACACCACGGCCACCGCGATCGAGTGGGGCATGGCGCGCATCGTGGACAACCCGTCCATCCAGGCCCGGCTCCACGAGGAGATCGCGCGGCAGGTCGGCGACGCGCGGCCGGTCGACGACAAGGACACCGACGCCATGCCGTACCTCCAGGCCTTCGTGAAGGAGCTCCTCCGGAAGCACCCGCCCACGTACTTCTCGCTcacccacgccgccgcccggcccgggTGCAAGCTCGCCGGGTACGACGTGCCCGCGGACGCGAACCTGGACATCTTCCTGCCGACCATCTCCGAGGACCCGAAGCTGTGGGACCGGCCGGCGGAGTTCGACCCGGAGCGGTTCCTgtccggcggcgaggcggcggacaTGACGGGGTCGGCGGGGATCCGGATGATCCCGTTCGGCGCGGGGCGGAGGATCTGCCCCGGGCTGGCCATGGGCACGACGCACATCGCGCTGATGGTGGCGCGGATGGTGCAGGCGTTCGAGTGGCGCGCGCACCcgtcgcagccgccgccggaCTTCAAGGACAAGGTGGAGTTCACGGTGGTGATGGACCGGCCGCTGCTCGCCGCGGTCAGGCCCCGGAGCCTCTCCTTCTGA
- the LOC112899056 gene encoding uncharacterized protein LOC112899056, with protein MKDLVSCFSEHAVRISDVACSGAANAAAGAPGPGGGGGGRAAAVSAVTTVYRSRLSASGKELLLEVTWSRAPDGPALSVAVHEAAAAPRHRAAAAAPRHLHKKKGSGTFTAGSCVVGVFWDYAAARYAAAGAGPEPASGFYVAVVADAEFVLLLGDLSRGYVERLHGGIPIAGSRMARRRERFVGCGCWSTKARFLEAGAEHEIVVVVLDGDAEAWVTVDGRKVVQLRRLRWNFRGSHTIFLDGGAPVDMTWDLHGWLFHAGAEPPHASSSSNATSCAVFTFQARGASETRLWTEDADADADASEELEKPPAPASGRRQKPGGGGASGQGFCLLIQGFRGFSKST; from the coding sequence ATGAAGGACCTGGTGTCGTGCTTCAGCGAGCACGCCGTGCGGATCTCCGACGTCGCCTGCTCCGGCGCCGCCAatgcggcggcgggcgcccCGGGACCCGGCGGGGGAGGCggagggagggcggcggcggtcagCGCGGTCACCACCGTGTACCGGTCCCGGCTCTCGGCGTCCGGCAAGGAGCTGCTCCTCGAGGTCACGTGGTCGCGGGCGCCCGACGGGCCCGCGCTCTCCGTCGCCGTccacgaggccgccgccgccccgcgccaccgcgccgccgccgccgcgccgcgccacctGCACAAGAAGAAGGGGAGCGGGACGTTCACGGCGGGCAGCTGCGTGGTGGGCGTCTTCTGGGACTACGCCGCGGCGCGGtacgccgccgccggggccgggCCCGAGCCGGCCTCCGGGTTCTACGTCGCCGTCGTGGCGGACGCCGAGTTCGTGCTCCTGCTGGGCGACCTCAGCCGCGGGTACGTCGAGCGGCTGCACGGCGGGATACCGATCGCCGGCTCCCGGATGGCGCGGCGCCGGGAGCGGTTCGTCGGGTGCGGCTGCTGGTCCACGAAAGCCCGGTTCTTGGAGGCCGGCGCGGAGCACGAGATCGTCGTCGTGGTGCTGGACGGCGACGCCGAGGCCTGGGTCACCGTGGACGGCCGCAAGGTGGTGCAGCTCCGTAGGTTGCGGTGGAACTTCCGCGGCAGCCACACCATCttcctcgacggcggcgcgccggTGGACATGACGTGGGACCTGCACGGCTGGCTATTCCACGCCGGCGCCGAGCCGCCCCacgcgtcctcctcctccaacGCCACCTCCTGCGCTGTGTTCACGTTCCAGGCGCGCGGCGCGTCGGAGACAAGGCTGTGGACGGaggacgccgacgccgacgccgacgccagCGAGGAGCTGGAGAAGCCGccggctccggcgagcggccggcggcagaagcCCGGAGGCGGAGGGGCATCGGGGCAGGGGTTCTGCCTGCTGATCCAAGGCTTCAGGGGCTTTTCCAAGAGCACTTAA
- the LOC112901726 gene encoding DNA-binding protein S1FA codes for MADQFADSANNVIIEEVNKGLNPGMVVLLVVASFLLLFFVGNYALYVYAQKTLPPKKKKPVSKKKLKREKLKQGVSAPGE; via the exons ATGGCGGATCAGTTCGCGGATTCGGCG AACAATGTGATCATCGAGGAGGTGAACAAGGGCCTGAACCCAGGAATGGTAGTCCTGCTTGTAGTTGCGAGCTTCCTTCTGCTCTTCTTTGTGGGGAACTATGCGCTGTATGTGTACGCGCAGAAGACGCTTCCACCTAAGAAGAAGAAGCCGGTCTCCAAGAAGAAGCTGAAGAGGGAAAAGCTGAAGCAGGGCGTCTCCGCGCCAGGAGAGTAA
- the LOC112899999 gene encoding uncharacterized protein LOC112899999: MQGGGGAGGVVEQQPMQMVLRVKHPSSSSMGDEEEAGEGSSRSALSVFKAKEEQIERRKMEVREKVFAHLGRVEEESKRLAFIRQELEGMADPTRKEVESIRKRIDTVNRQLKPLGKSCVKKEKEYKEVLEAYNEKSKEKALLVNRLIELVSESERMRMKKLEELNKTVDSLY; the protein is encoded by the exons atgcagggcggcggcggcgccggcggcgtcgtGGAGCAGCAGCCGATGCAGATGGTGCTGCGGGTGAAGcacccgtcgtcgtcgtcgatggGCGACGAGGAGGAAGCAGGCGAGGGCTCGTCGAGGTCGGCGCTCTCGGTGTTCAAGGCCAAGGAGGAGCAGATCGAGAGGCGCAAGATGGAGGTCCGGGAGAAGGTGTTCGCGCACCTCGGGCGCGTCGAGGAGGAGTCCAAGAGGCTCGCCTTCATCAGGCAG GAGCTGGAAGGCATGGCGGATCCGACGCGGAAAGAGGTGGAGTCGATACGGAAGAGGATTGACACGGTGAACCGTCAGCTCAAGCCTCTCGGCAAGAGCTGCGTCAAGAAG GAGAAGGAAtacaaggaggtcctggaggcGTACAACGAGAAGAGCAAAGAGAAAGCGCTGCTAGTCAACAGGCTAATCGAG CTGGTGAGCGAGAGCGAGAGGATGCGGATGAAGAAGCTCGAGGAGCTCAACAAGACAGTCGACTCACTCTACTAG